The DNA region TCTTGCTTGGAATTACAGTAAATATGTAAGAATTATGCATGAAATAACCGGTATTTCCCCTGCTCATGAAAGGATGCCCAAAAGCAAGCATTTGGTTTCCATCTACATAAGTAACCGTTCCAATCGCCCCTAATTTCAAATCTCCTGTCACCAAAGAAGCCGCCACTGCACCACCCGCCTCAAGCGGTCTTGCAACGGTATCCTGATCCACGGAGACGGCCGAAAAAGGAATCATATGGAAATCCTGCATCTTATCAGACAGATATTCCATGCCTCCCGCACTATATCCCGATGCCATAAGCGGCGTATCAATAGGGATTAGATCAGAAGACGGCTTTGGTATATAAGCGGACTTCTTATTATCGGTAAGCCAAAGCTCAAGCATATCTGAAATAGGAGTCACCATACCGATACGTCCCCCCGACTGCGGGAATCCATACGCAATGGCACCCAAAAGTTTTCCGTTAATATAAACCGGACTTCCGCTCATTCCCTGAGCAATCCCTTCCGTCTTATCAATCAGATCCCCCGATACTTTTACAAGGATAAGATCCCCGCCCGTGGCGCCTTTCTGCTTCATTACACCAAGCACATCAACATCAAAGGTCTCTACTTGTGTTCCATGAACGACCGTTTTTGCATATCCATGCATCCCTTCACGCACTTCGGAAACAGGAAGAAATTCTTCTGCTGAAACAGCTGCCCAACCTGCAAACACCAGACATACTGATATAGACAGCACTTTGTATTTTATTCTAAAACCGGACATTTTAAATTCTCCTAAGATAATCAGCGATATTCAATAACTGCCACGACATCCTGCTTATTCAGACTTTGTCCTTTAACCACTTTGACTTCTTTAACGACACCATCAGCAGCAGCCCGAGATGCAGGTACCGCTCCGGCCAAAGAAGTTACCGTTACCAACACATCGCCTTCTTTTACGGCAGTTCCCGGTTCGACGACGGATACAACCGTTCCCGCCATAATTGCTTTTTCTTCTACCACCCCGGTAAAAGCGTATACATATGCAGCACCTAAGATACTCGCAGCGGCAATAATCGCCATTCCTATTTTTGTTGAATTTTTCATAATAACCTCACTTTTATAAAAACTACTTTTTATTTTAACATTTTATAAGTAATTTCACACTCAAAAGAAAGCATTCTTTACGAATTAAAGAAAAAGAACCATCCCAAGACAGTTCTTTCCTGCTGTTAATGCAAATCCTGCAATGAATCACGAAAATAATCCATATACTCCAAGGCAGATCCTGCGCCTACTGCATTTACATAAGAAGGATGATCCGCCACATGTGCTTTCATGTCTGTTACTTTCAATACGAGCTCTTTTAATCCTTTCAGCTGCGCTACACCACCGATCAATACAATCCCATGTTCCCGGATATCTCCCAGGATTGCCGGCGGTGTCATTTGTATCACAGAAGTAATACCTGAAAATATCCTGTATAAAATCGGATTCAGCGCCTGGGCAACGATCTCCCCTGTTACAGCAATTTTCACAGGAAGTTCTGTAATTGTTGAGATACCGCAGACTTCACATATACGGGTATCGCGATTTAAATCCCATTCCACGCCAAGAGTCATTTTTAATGTTTCTGCCGCTTTCCGTCCAATACGAATATGGTATTTTTCCAAAATCACATTCATAATAGCTTCATCCATAAGCATTCCCGATTCTGTAGAAAAATGGCTATTTACTACACCATGCCTGGATACAACAGAAATTTTTGTCGATCCGCCGCCAATATCTACAATGAGCACACCTTGCATGCGATCTAATTTTAAACCAAGCCCCATAACTGCTGCAATCGGCTGATCAATAAGTACTGTTTTTCTCGCTCCTACAGCTACAGCCGCTTCAAGAAGAGCCCTGCGCTGTACCTTTGAAATCCCCACCGGCACGCACATCAGTAAACGCGGGTGGAAAAATATACCTTTCAGATAGGACTGGTTAATCAGAGCGTTCATCAGATATGCTGCACTGTTATAATCAATGATTGCGCTGGTTTTAAGCGGGCGTATAAGCTGGAGCCCCTTAGGAAGACGGCCTTCCATTTCTCCCGCGCGAACACCATAAGCGAATATCTTTTTAGTATTTTCATTCTTTGCCACTACAGCAGCTTCAGGAAACACAAGACCTTTATTTTTTACATAAATAACTGCATTGGATGTCCCTAAATCAATACCTATATCTTCCGCGCCAAAAGCACCTACCCAATCAAGCAAAAGGGAACGTTGAAGATATGTATTTTTACTTCTCTCCCGTTTAGTCTTCGGTGACACGGACAATGTCAGCTCCTAACCCCTGTAATTTCTCCACAAGACGATCATAGCCGCGATCGATATGGTGAAGTTCCCCAATCTCGGTCTGCCCATGCGCCGCCAAGCCGGCCAAAGTCAGCGCTGCTCCGGCGCGAAGATCTGTGGCTCTCACAAAAGCCCCCCGCAGAAACGGTACCCCTCTGATGCTGGCCGTACGGCCTTCTACCTGTATGGAAGCCCCCATACGCTGCAATTCACCTACATGCATAAATCTGTTTTCAAAAACAGTTTCCGTCACACGGCTTAAACCATCACCAATGGTCATCAGCGCCATAAATTGCGCCTGCAAATCCGTGGGAAACCCCGGATAAGGCAATGTCTTAATATCAGTGGAACGTATCTTACCATCACTAATGACCCGGACGCTGTCAATATCTTTGACCACTTTTACTCCCGCCTCATTTAACTTCGCAAGCAGTGGTTTTAAATGTTCTGTAAGTACATTGGAAATCAATACATCACCACCGACCATTGCCGCTGCGATCATAAAGGTTCCCGCCTCAATACGGTCAGGAATAACCGTATGGTCTACGCCATACAGCTCTTTCACACCTTCAATGCGGATTACATTCGTACCTGCGCCTTTAATATTTGCACCCATTCCATTAAGAAATGTAACAAGATCAACAATTTCCGGTTCTTCTGCTGCATTTTCAATAATGGTGCGTCCCTTTGCTGTTACGGCTGCCATCAATATATTTTCCGTGGCACCTACACTGGGAAAATCCAGATAAATGGTATTTCCCTTTAATCCGCCGGGTGCCCATCCTTCCACATATCCGTTTCCTACATGAATTTCAGCTCCCATAGCCTCAAAAGCTTTTAAATGCAGGTCAATCGGGCGGCTTCCTATCATACAGCCACCGGGAAGGGCAATCCTCGCATGCCCCATCTTCGCAAGAAGGGGACCCATGACAAGGAAAGACGCCCTCATACGGCTCATCAGTTCATAAGAAGCTTCTGTTTTATTTACTTCAACCGCATCAAATGTAATACGCCCCTCTCCATGAGTTACTTTCACACCCAAAGATTCAAGGACGCTGCAAATCGTGGAAACATCATCCAAATGAGGGGCATCTACAATAGTCGCCGGTGTAACAGGAAGTAATGTCGCCACGATAATAGGCAAAATCGCATTTTTAGCACTGGATACACGCACAGTGCCGCGCAGAGAATGTCCTCCATGAATAATCAATTTTTCCAAAAAAATCACTCCATCATTTATAAAAAGCCATGGTTTACTTCGATTTTATTATTTCGATTTTATTATAAGGTAAAAATCATTCGTATCATAGCAAAATTCAAAAATCTTTTCAAGGAACCTGATAAATCGGCTTTCATCATAAAAGAAAAATAAAGGGCAGCCACCATACCGCCCTTTATCACTCCCTATTCTTCTGTACTTTTATGGTTTTCTGACATCTTTTCTTCCAATTCAGTTGCCGCAATAGCACCCAGTATATCATGCCGTGTAATAATTCCTACAAGCCGGTTGGGCTTTTCGACAACCGGTACTGTTTTCAAATGTTCGTCAATCATAAGGTTCATGATTGTTTCCATATCTGTTTCCGGTGTCACACAGCGAACATCCTTTGTCATCAAATCCGCAGCCTGTGTCGCCAAAAGCTTTCTGAAAGATCTTTCATACCTGCCGAATCCGCAATAATAGATATTTGCACCTAAAATATCCAAATATGCCGGCACCTTAGGTTTCACTTTTTTATAAAGAAGATCACCTTCTGAAACAATTCCCAGCAACTCATTGTCGTCACCAACCACAGGAACAGCACTCACCGGGTGAGTAACAAATAATTTTACCAATTCATGAACAGTTACGTCAGGTGGAATGCTAAACACATACTTGGTCATAAAATCTTTCGCTTTGATTATTTTTTCCCCCATGATTATCCCTCCTGACATAATTTGAATTTGTATAGAAGAAAAACCTTCTTTTTATATCTTAAACAATTTTATCAAACTCCGCAAATAAACTTTAAATTTTTTTACAAATGGTATGGCTCATGATGATTAATTTTTACAGCACGATAAAGCTGTTCAAACAGTATCAATCTCGCCATCTGATGTGTAAAAGTCATCGGCCCCATTGATAACTTAAGATCAGCACGCGCTTGGATATTTTTCCCATTACCATAGGGACCACCAATTATGAAATAAAAATGGCTCGTACCCATGATGGTCTTTTGCGCGATCCATGCGGCCAATTCTTCAGAAGAAACTTTCTTCCCATTCATGTCCAGCAGCACCACACAACCTGAGTCTTGAATTGATCTCAGAAGCTTTTCTCCCTCTTTTTCCAGCACCTTTCCTTTTACAGCCGCAGAAGGATTTTCCGGCATCTTTTCTTCATCACTCTCTAAAACATCCATTTTTGCCACGGGCTTCAGACGTTTAGAGTATTCTTCAATACCCTCCCGCATCCATTTCTCTTTTATCTTTCCAATAGCCCGGATCGAGAATCTCATTACTGATCACTTTCAGATACCGATGACAAAAGAATTTCCGTTGTTTCGCTTCTGCCATTATGTTCATACACCAGGGAAATCCTGTCTCCAGGTCTATGAGCATCAATAATTTCCCTCATTTCTTTTACGGTATTGACCGTTTTGCCATCAATAGATAAAATATAATCCCCTATATGGACATCAGTCAAACTCAGAGGACTGTTCTTCGCCACTTTCATGACAAGAACTCCCGAGTCATGATCCCATTGATATCCATAGCGGGCTGCAATATCCTTATCCGCCGCATAAACTCCCAAATATGCTCTGACCACCTTGCCATTGGCAATAAGCTGTTCAATAATTCCCTTCGCCTGATTAATAGGAATAGAAAACCCCATTCCCTCAATGCCTTCCTTGGATATTTTCGCACTGTTAATTCCTACGACTTTCCCATCTGCCGTCACAAGAGCACCACCGGAATTTCCCGGATTGATGGCCGCATCAGTCTGAATTAATTTAAAACGCTGATCAATATCGTCAAGCGACCTGTTTAATGCACTGATAACACCAACCGTAACTGTCCCTTGAAATTCAAGACCGAGGGGATTCCCTATAGCAATCGCAGTTTCCCCTATCTGAAGTGCGTCAGAATCACCAAGGACCGCCACAGGCAAGCTATCGCTGCTATCAATTTTTACCACCGCCAAATCAGTAGACGCATCGGTTCCCACTACTTTGCCGGGGACAGTCTGTCCATTGGAAAGAGAAACATTAACTTCTTTGCTGCCTGACACGACATGATTATTCGTAACAATATATCCCTTCTTATCAAAAATAACACCGGAACCGACACTCTGCCCCACCGCCACACGGCGGTTAAAAATATCTTTATCATAAACCCGCGTCGTGATCCCAACGACAGCCGGACCAACTTCTTTGACCGCCTGTACAACAGCCGTATTTCTGATTGCCGGCAGCTCCTCCACTTTTTTCTGTTCTGTCTGTGGAAAGGAATAAGAAGATTCCGCTTTGTTTCCCTGCTTGTTTCCCGGAATAATATCACCGAAGAAACATCCCCCTATGAAACTGGTAATCAAAAGAACCACTGCCGCGGCCGCCAGTTTTTTCCGCCCTGAAGAGAACTTATCCGTCTGCAATTCTATATTTTTCCCCTGTTCTTTTAATTGTCTGTCCATTTCTTCTCTGTCCATATTCATGACCTCACAATATTCAAAAAATATTTTACAGTGTTTTTCATTATATCATAAATGGTTTTCCCCGTTCCAAAAGCACAAAAAAGAGAATCCCCCGAAAAGGACTCCCTTTTATCTTATTTTGCAAAATCGATAGCCCGTGTTTCTCGAATAATAACTACCTTCACCTGCCCCGGATACTGCAGCTCCTTCTCAATTTGCTGGGCAATATCATGAGAAAGAATCACAGCCTGGTCTTCATTAACCTTTTCAGGCTTTACAATGACTCTGATTTCACGGCCTGCCTGGATAGCATAACAACTGGATACCCCCGGATATGAACGGGCAATATCTTCCAATTTCGTCAGTCTCTTGATATAATTTTCAAGCGTCTCCCTCCTGGCACCCGGTCTAGCCGCAGAAACAGCATCAGCCGCCGCTACAAGAACCGCCTCTACGCATACGGCTTCCGTGTCGCCATGATGTGATGCAATAGCATTGATGACCTGCATCGGTTCATGGTATTTCTGCGCCAGTTCCACGCCAAGTTCCACATGGGTGCCTTCCTGTTCACGATCTACCGCTTTACCAATATCATGGAGCAAGCCAGCCCGTTTTGCCATATCCGCGTCTGCACCGACTTCCGCCGCAAGAATACCTGCAAAGTAGGAAGTATCGATACAGTGCTGGAGAACATTTTGTCCATAACTCGTTCTATATTTCAAACGCCCCAGTATCTTAATCAGATCAGGATGCATGCCGCTAATTCCACACTGGAGTACCGCTTCTTCACCGGCCTCACGAATCGCTTTATCCACTTCTTTCTTTGTCTTTGCCACAACTTCCTCAATTCTTGCAGGATGGATTCGTCCATCTTTCACAAGACTTTCCAGGGACAATCTGGCAATTTCACGGCGAATCGGATCGAAACAGGACAGAATAACCGCTTCAGGTGTATCATCAATAATCAAATCAACACCGGTCAATGTTTCAATTGCGCGTATATTCCGCCCTTCACGTCCGATAATACGGCCCTTCATTTCTTCATTCGGCAGGGAAACTACCGAAACCGTTGTTTCAGAAACTGTATCAGCAGCGTTTCTTTGAATAGCAGCTGCTATGATTTCACGCGCTTTGTTATCAGAAGTCAGCTTGATTTCTTCTTCTGCCGCCCTGATACGGACCGCCTTTTCATGTGCCAACTCATCATTAACGCGGGCAAGAATCATTTCCTTCGCCTGATCACGGGTAAGATGTGAAATTTCTTCCAGCTTCGTCTGCTGCATAACACATAAATTATCCACTTTTTCTTTCTGTGCCTTCAGCTGGGTTTCCTTCTTTGCCAACACACTTTCCCGCTGTTCCAGATTACTGCTTCTTGCGTCCAAATTACTTTCCTTCTGAACCAGACGCTGCTCATAACGCTGCAATTCATCGCGGCGCCCCTTATGCTCCTGTTCTACCTCTTCACGGAGTTTATGAAGTTCTTCTCTGGTTTGTACAATTGTCTCTTTTTTCAGCGTCTCCGCTTCACGCAAAGCATTTTCTCTTTCTTTTTCCGCCGATGCAACAAGCTGTGCAGCTTTTTCTTCAGCAGAACCGATCCTTGCTTCAGCAATACGTCTGCGGAGTAAGTATCCTATACCAGCACCAATTACAGCTGCAATAATCCCTGCTATGATAACGTACAATAAGATTTCATCTTTCTCCAAGTTTTTCACCTCTTTTCTTTATATATTTTAGTTTCAATTGGAAATAAACACTAAAAAAGTACAATCTTTCGATTGACT from Dialister invisus DSM 15470 includes:
- the rlmH gene encoding 23S rRNA (pseudouridine(1915)-N(3))-methyltransferase RlmH encodes the protein MRFSIRAIGKIKEKWMREGIEEYSKRLKPVAKMDVLESDEEKMPENPSAAVKGKVLEKEGEKLLRSIQDSGCVVLLDMNGKKVSSEELAAWIAQKTIMGTSHFYFIIGGPYGNGKNIQARADLKLSMGPMTFTHQMARLILFEQLYRAVKINHHEPYHL
- a CDS encoding rod shape-determining protein is translated as MSPKTKRERSKNTYLQRSLLLDWVGAFGAEDIGIDLGTSNAVIYVKNKGLVFPEAAVVAKNENTKKIFAYGVRAGEMEGRLPKGLQLIRPLKTSAIIDYNSAAYLMNALINQSYLKGIFFHPRLLMCVPVGISKVQRRALLEAAVAVGARKTVLIDQPIAAVMGLGLKLDRMQGVLIVDIGGGSTKISVVSRHGVVNSHFSTESGMLMDEAIMNVILEKYHIRIGRKAAETLKMTLGVEWDLNRDTRICEVCGISTITELPVKIAVTGEIVAQALNPILYRIFSGITSVIQMTPPAILGDIREHGIVLIGGVAQLKGLKELVLKVTDMKAHVADHPSYVNAVGAGSALEYMDYFRDSLQDLH
- the murA gene encoding UDP-N-acetylglucosamine 1-carboxyvinyltransferase, producing the protein MEKLIIHGGHSLRGTVRVSSAKNAILPIIVATLLPVTPATIVDAPHLDDVSTICSVLESLGVKVTHGEGRITFDAVEVNKTEASYELMSRMRASFLVMGPLLAKMGHARIALPGGCMIGSRPIDLHLKAFEAMGAEIHVGNGYVEGWAPGGLKGNTIYLDFPSVGATENILMAAVTAKGRTIIENAAEEPEIVDLVTFLNGMGANIKGAGTNVIRIEGVKELYGVDHTVIPDRIEAGTFMIAAAMVGGDVLISNVLTEHLKPLLAKLNEAGVKVVKDIDSVRVISDGKIRSTDIKTLPYPGFPTDLQAQFMALMTIGDGLSRVTETVFENRFMHVGELQRMGASIQVEGRTASIRGVPFLRGAFVRATDLRAGAALTLAGLAAHGQTEIGELHHIDRGYDRLVEKLQGLGADIVRVTED
- the rny gene encoding ribonuclease Y, which encodes MKNLEKDEILLYVIIAGIIAAVIGAGIGYLLRRRIAEARIGSAEEKAAQLVASAEKERENALREAETLKKETIVQTREELHKLREEVEQEHKGRRDELQRYEQRLVQKESNLDARSSNLEQRESVLAKKETQLKAQKEKVDNLCVMQQTKLEEISHLTRDQAKEMILARVNDELAHEKAVRIRAAEEEIKLTSDNKAREIIAAAIQRNAADTVSETTVSVVSLPNEEMKGRIIGREGRNIRAIETLTGVDLIIDDTPEAVILSCFDPIRREIARLSLESLVKDGRIHPARIEEVVAKTKKEVDKAIREAGEEAVLQCGISGMHPDLIKILGRLKYRTSYGQNVLQHCIDTSYFAGILAAEVGADADMAKRAGLLHDIGKAVDREQEGTHVELGVELAQKYHEPMQVINAIASHHGDTEAVCVEAVLVAAADAVSAARPGARRETLENYIKRLTKLEDIARSYPGVSSCYAIQAGREIRVIVKPEKVNEDQAVILSHDIAQQIEKELQYPGQVKVVIIRETRAIDFAK
- a CDS encoding S1C family serine protease, producing MNMDREEMDRQLKEQGKNIELQTDKFSSGRKKLAAAAVVLLITSFIGGCFFGDIIPGNKQGNKAESSYSFPQTEQKKVEELPAIRNTAVVQAVKEVGPAVVGITTRVYDKDIFNRRVAVGQSVGSGVIFDKKGYIVTNNHVVSGSKEVNVSLSNGQTVPGKVVGTDASTDLAVVKIDSSDSLPVAVLGDSDALQIGETAIAIGNPLGLEFQGTVTVGVISALNRSLDDIDQRFKLIQTDAAINPGNSGGALVTADGKVVGINSAKISKEGIEGMGFSIPINQAKGIIEQLIANGKVVRAYLGVYAADKDIAARYGYQWDHDSGVLVMKVAKNSPLSLTDVHIGDYILSIDGKTVNTVKEMREIIDAHRPGDRISLVYEHNGRSETTEILLSSVSESDQ
- a CDS encoding CBS domain-containing protein, whose amino-acid sequence is MGEKIIKAKDFMTKYVFSIPPDVTVHELVKLFVTHPVSAVPVVGDDNELLGIVSEGDLLYKKVKPKVPAYLDILGANIYYCGFGRYERSFRKLLATQAADLMTKDVRCVTPETDMETIMNLMIDEHLKTVPVVEKPNRLVGIITRHDILGAIAATELEEKMSENHKSTEE